CAACTACATCAAAGAGAACCTGGGCGGTGACTTGTCTAACAAGGTGTTGAGCAACGTGGCCAACGTGTCTGAGGACTACGTAGGGCAGTACTTTAAAATGCTGACCGGCATCAACCCTCAGGATTACATTGAGTACCAGCGCATGGAGCGTGCCGTGTTCTTGCTGCGCACTACCAAGAAGAGCATCAGGGAGATTGGCAAAGACGTGGGTTACAAAGACACCGCGTACTTCTGCCGTCGCTTTAAGATGATGTTCGGGATTCCGGCGGGCAAGATGCGCCGCAGAGAGTCTTCTATGAACGTGTAAGACAGATTAGTGACTATTTATAGGAAAGGCCCGCAACTGCGGGCCTTTCTGTTTTTGGCCTCTTTTCTGGGAAAGAGGCCAAAAACGGCATCCTTCTAAGTAAGTTGGTAGGACCGGCTCTGAAGCCAGTTGGAACGGCGCTGCAGCCAGTTTTCGGCAGACTCCAGGTCTTCAAACACCTTGGCCTTGAAATAGCGCACCTGTTCGTAAAAAGCATCGGCGGAGGCCTCTGCAAAAGATTCTGGCTCTACCAACAGCGCATAGTATTGCAAGCCCGCCCGAGCCGCCTGGGGCGCCCATTCTTCCAGCATCCAGTCCAGGGAGTGGCTCCAGGAGCCGGCCATCTGGCGGGTGTCAATGAGCATGGCATGCAGGTGGCTTTGCTCCAGAGCCTGCGTATACGCCGTCATGCCCGTCTTTATGGCCTCCTCGGTGGAGTAGCCTTGCCAGTCGGCGCGTATCCAGCGGTTCTCATGGTCCTGGGTGATGGTGAGAAACGTATTTCCAAAAGCATTTACCAGTTCAGTTCTCATACTACAAGTTTTAAGTGTGTCCAATGCCCTCCAGGGGAAGGCCATCCTCTGGCGCGCCGTCTCTCCTGGGTTTGCCAGGCCAGTCTCCTTTTGGGACAGGGGCATGGCAAACCGCGTTTTTGGGCTGATTTGGTGAAAACAGGCCAAAAACGGAAGGAGAGAGAGGACGTGCCTCGTCAAGGGAAGAAGCTGTCTACAGGTTGAAGTCGCCGGCGGCTTCTGGCTGATACATCACTTCTTCAATCTGGTACTGCAGCGTGCCGCGCGGGGCGGGGCATTCTACTTCCTGGCCTACCTTTCTGCCCAGAATGGCAAAACCCACCGGGGCCAGCACCGAGATTTTGCGGGTGGCCACATCGGCGTTTTTAGGGTAGACCAGCGTGAGGTCCATCACGGTGCCGCTTTTCTTTTCGCGCAGGCGCACCTGTGAGTTCATGGTGACCACGTCTACCGGTACTTGCTCTGCCGGAATAAGCGTGGCCGTGCGCAATTCTTTGCAAAGGCCCTCTACCACCAGGGCAGGGGCCACAGACCGTTGGGCCTGCACCAGTAAATGCAAGCGTTCATAATCCTGCTCGGTTAAAAAAACAGAGTTCATAAGCGTGTAAATAAATTGAATTAGAAAATACAGGGGAGCGGAAGTCTTTCTAAACCGGTGCTTAACGCTGCCTCAGGGACGGCTGCCAGGAACCGAACACATGAGAAGACGAGCTTGCTAGAAAGAAGAAGCCGTTAGCGGCATGCGACAGGGAAAACCCAGAGGGCTTCTGCTGTCACACGCCGCTAACGGCAAACGGATGGCGTGCCGGATGTGTAAAACCTCCGGCCTACTTATTAAAGTCTTTGGGCGACGTAAAAAAGAAAAGGCAATAGCCGTTCAGGACATCACGCAGGGACGCATGATGAGACGCTGCTACCAGGCCGGTAAACGGCTGCAAGGCGGTAGAGGGTATGTCTCTGAACGGATACACGATTTTAATTTCTGATATAGTCAAAGATAGCCAGAAAGGCCGTCAAAAGCAAGAAGGAACGGGCTACGCCTGCGCGTGCGGCAAAACCATGTTGAATCGGTGCTTGACCTCGCTTACTTCTGCAATGAACTGCGGGCTCTTCTCAATATGGTTGCCTACCACCAGCACATCGGCGCCGGCTTTCCAAGCGGCTTCTGCCTTCTCTGTGGTGTTCACGCCGCCGCCCACAATCACGGGCACGTCTACGGCCTGGCGCACGGCCTGGATCATGGCGGGGCTAACCGGGTACATGGCACCGCTGCCGCCGTCCAGATACATGTGTTGCAAGCCCAGCATCTGGCCGGCCAAGGCGGTGCAGGCGGCAATGGAAGGCTTGTCATTAGGAATGGGCGTAGTGCCGCTCATATAAGACGCCGTGGTCTGCCTGCCCGAGTCAATAAGCATATAGCCGGTAGAGTACAAAGGCAGGCCGCTGGATTTGAGCAAGGGCGCGGCGGCCACGTGCTGTCCAATCAGGAAGTCTGGGTTACGGCCCGAGATCAAGGAGAGCAACAATAGACCATCTGCCTTGGCGTCTATGTACAGACCGCTGCTGGGGAACAGAATGACCGGAATGGAGCTGTGCTGCTTGATGAAGGAGACGAATGAGGTCTGGTCTGGGTTGGAGATGAGACTGCCGCCCATGAAAAAGAAATCAACCTCGTGCCGGTGGCTCAGGGCCAGTATCTCCTGGCAGCGCGCAATGGTGAGGTGGTCTGGGTCTAACAGCACAGCCAGCCGCTTGTGGCGGCTGGCTGGCGTAGTAGAATCTGGTATGGAAAGTAAGCTAGAACTGCGTTGATGGTTGGTGGGCATGGGTGTCCTCGTCAGTCTGTAAGTGATAGACCACGTCTGTGGTTTCGGGCTCTTCTTGGTGAGAGGCGAGGGCGGCGCTTACGTGAAAGCGCTCCTCAATGAGCTTGGTGATGTACAGCATGAGCATGGCCGCCAGTTGGTGCTCCACCGCCTTGAACAGGTCTGACTGCATGAAAGACTTGGCCGCCGTCATAAAGCCGCTTTCTTTCTTGCGCCCGCCCGCCGAAAACAGGGTGCCCGTGTTGGGGTGGTACACCGCCGGATAGGTGCGCTCAATGGCACTGTACAAAGGCTCATCGTCTTCCACGTCTGGAATGTTGGCAATCCAGGCGCGGTCCTCTGCTCCTTTAAAAGTAGCCGATTTTTTTAGCTTGTTGCCTTTTTTTTTCTTGGGCTTGTCACCGTTGCCGCTAAAGGCCTTGCCCAGCAGGTACATGCCTACCATGAGGCCGCCGGCCATCAGGACGTTTTTGCCAATCTGGGTGGACTGGTCTTTGAGCTCTGCCACGTCACTGAGGAGGGCGTTCTTATATTCTTCCTTCTGGCGCTCCAGCAGTTCGCGCTGGTCTTCAAAAAGGGGGTTGTTCAATTCGCTCATGGGTATAAATGAGGTTAATTGGTTTGTTCAGATTCGTCTGCTTTGTAAATGGTATTTCTGAAGGCCTTGTCTGCCATGCCCTGAAACACTTTCTTGTCTAAGCCCACAAACAGAATGACCAGCAAAATAAGGTAAAAAAGTGTAATGATCCCGAAGCCCCAGAAACGGCTGTCCAGCAAATCATTCAACAGCAGAGCCAGGAAAATGTTGAGGAACAGCAGCACCATCAGCGCCACCAGGCCCAGCAGCACCCCGTGAATGGTGCTCACAAAGGCACTCTTCAGTTTGGTTTGCATGTCTAGCTTGAGCAGGTCTATGCGGGTGTCTATGTACCCCATCATGTTGCCAATGATGCTGTCAGTCTTGCTTTTCTCGTCTTGGGCCATTTTTTTCTCTTTACGGGTAAAGGTTCTTTTGAGGATATACGGGAACATGGCAGGAAAATATTCCAAAATTGTTTCCCGTCAAAACCGCATACGTAAAAGTAGAGGCTATGGCTAACCCAAGTAAAATTTGTGCTCTTGGGTGTTTTTGGCCTACTTTCCAGAAAAGAGGCCAAAAACGAAACGCAGGCACCGCCACCGTACAGCCAAAAACCACGTACTTTTGTAGCGGCCGCCGCGCCGCGCATAAATCTTGACCCAAAACTACTACCATATCCTGGGCCTTGCCCCCTCTGCCAGCGCCTCTGAGATAAAGGCCGCCTACAAGCGCCTGGCCCTCAAGTACCACCCAGACCGCAACCCCCTCAATGACCGCGCCGAGGAGCAGTTCAAGCGCGTGAACGAGGCCTACCAGATTCTCTCTGACCCCCGGCGCAAAGCCACCTATGACCTCAAGCGCCAGTATGAGAAAAACTACCATCAGTCACAGGCCTACAGCAACCCGCGCTACCATTACACCCGCCCACCCGCCGGTATGCAGGAACGGCATTACCACCAGCGGCCGCAACGGCACAGTCATTTTTCTAAGAAAGACCGACTCATTGCCCTGGGCCTTATTGTATTGCTAGTGCTGCTGCTGGCTACCATTAAACTCTCCTGGGACGCCTTTGCCAGCCAGCGCGCTTACCAGCGGGGTCAGCAAGCCGAAACCCAGAAACACTGGGCCGAGGCCGAGGCCTTCTTTACCGAGGTGCTGGACCATGACGAGGACCAGGAAGAAGCCCGCCTGAAAAGAGCCCGATTGCGCCTTCACCACCTCAACGACCCGCAGGGAGCCGTCACGGACGTGTCTTGGTTGTTGGAGGAAAGTGAGGCACCCTCCGCAGAACTCTGGCAGACGCGCGCCCAGGCCTTTCTGCAGCTCAAGAACTACCGGCAGGCCTTGCAAGATCTAAACCATAGCATTGAATTGAAATCCAGCGGCACCGCGGCCTACTTTGACAGGGGCGTGGCCAGGCTGCACCTGGAGGAAGACCTGCCCTTGGCGGTAAAGGACCTGTCTGTTTTTCTGGAGAATCCTTCCCCTGGAAGAAGCCTAGCCGATGCGTGGTTGTACAGAAGCTTCGCGCAGTTCAAGCTGAAGCGCCTGGACCTGGCCAAGAATGACGTAGCCAAGGCCCTTGAACTGGATCCTTTGAACGCGCGAGCGTATTACGTACAGGCACAGGTGCTCAAAGCCCGAAAGGATATTCCGGGGGCGTACAAGGCCTTTAAGCGGGCGGCAGATCTGGGCTTCTCAGAAGCTGAAATGGAAGCAGATAGGTTGCAGTAAGGATTAGTCCTCCCAGATGCGCACCACCGGGTCATCGCCCCCAATCCGGAAGCCCCTGAACATGAGGTTGCAGTTGTAGACCATGCCCACCTCGCCGTTGGGGTCTAGGGCGATGATGCCTTTGTCGCCGCCAATCTTCTTCTTGTACATATCCACGGCTTCGTCACAGGCTTCCTGCACAGACAGTCCTTTGTATTTCATGAGGGAATAGACTTCATGGGCCAATACGGAGCGCATGATCTCTTCGCCTTCACCGGTGCAGGACACGGCCACCACCTCATTATTGGCGTAGGTGCCCGCACCAATAATGGGAGAGTCACCCACGCGGCCGTTCATCTGATTGGTGAGGCCGCCGGTAGAGGTGGCAGCGGCCAGGTTGCCTTCCATGTCCAGGGCCACGGCGCCCACAGTATCAACCCGCATTTTAGCCCTGGCCTCAGGCTTTTTCTTTTCCTTTTCGTGCTGTTTCTCCCATTCCTTGATGCGTTCTTCCTCTTGGAAGTAGGGTACGGGCTTGATGGTGAGTTCTTGCTCGCGGGCAAAATCCATGGCACCGTCGCTGGTGAGGTACACGTGCTTGGTCTTGTCCATGATGGCCCGGGCCAGCGAGATGGGGTTCTTGATCTGCTCCACGTTGCTGCAAGCTCCCGCGTTCATGTCTTTGCCGTCCATGATGGCGGCGTCCATTTTGTTTTCGCCCAGTTCTGTGAGGGCAGCGCCTTTGCCGGCATTGAACAAGGGATTATCCTCCAGAGAACGCACGGCGGCTTCAACGGCGTCTACAGCGGTGCCACCCTTTTTTAAAACGCTCCACCCGGCGGTGAGGGCCTCAGAAAGACCGTGCCGGTAGGCCTTTTCCTTTTCGGGGCTCACCTCGCTTTTCTTCAGGTTCTCAGCGCCGGCGTGTATGGCTATGGCAAATTTTTTCATGGAATGTAGCGGTTGGTAGTAATCACCTGTAAAAACGGCGGCACATTGGCAGAGTTGCGGGTATTAATACGGTAAATGCACGTATGGCAAAGCCAAGGAGTATTGCTACGGAACTCTCTCTGCCGTCCAGGAGTTTTGCTGCATCTAAACCAGGCCGCAACTAGACTCTGGAAAGAAAAGAATGGTGTTCTGGCCGGGAACTATGCTGCCGCTGTAACAGGAAACCTTGAAAAGAGTAATAAATTAGCCGGCGCACGTACTAAACATAAGGTAGCGAGCGTATTTTAGAAACAGCCACTGAGATGAAGGATATGCAAGTGAAAGAGTTTGTGGAGCTGCCGCTGGTGGAGCAGATAAAGCAGGTGCAGGACAACGGCCGCTACCTGCACTCCCGCCTGAAGGGGTGGTGCCATATCAGTTTGTACGCTATGGGCTCCTTCTACGCCGAGGTCTGGCTTCTGGAGCACTGTGGCAGCATTGCCCTGGTGCGCACCTTCACCTCCCAGAAGCAATTAGACCCCTACCTGCAGACCTCCTGCCTGGAAAACCTCCTGCAGCAACTCAAGCCCTGAACTCTCTCTCTCTTCGCTTAATTAAATTTGACTGCGCCTGTCTCCTTTTCTTGGCTGCGGTCCTTCTGTTTTTGGCCTCTTTTCCAGAAAACAGCCCAAAAACGCCTTTCACTTTCCCTCTCTTTAATTACTTGTAGTTATTGCCCTGGGCAGAAAGATGTCCCATGGCGGTAAAGGCATAAGATAAATCTGGTCTATTTCGCGTAAGTTGCTAGTATCATGAACAGGAGGCGGCGTGCTGGTTCCTGCTCTTGTGCAAACGCTTGTACCTATGAACCGTGAAATAACATACCAGGCGGCCCTGGCGGTGGCCGAGTCCATGGAAACGCATTTTGTGCAGCACCTGCATGAAGCCCGCGAACGGGGAGAGCAGGCCCTTGCCCCCGAGCCCCATGCCAAGGTCATTGCCGCCATGATTGACACTGCTTTCTGGGCCAGCCTGCGCCGCGAAGAAGGCCATTCTCCCAAGATTTCCCTGGCCTTTCTGCCGCCAGACCATTCGGTAAGGCCGCTGGTGTTTGAACAGCGGCTGCCGCTCACTTCGGCCATTCTCACCAAGCTGGCGCCCGGCGTGGAGCGGGCCGGCATTCACCTGGGCATCTGGTATGAGGGCGAAGAACTCTACATCTGGGGCACCATGCATGAGATCACCAAGTTCTGCTTCGTGCTGGACGTCTCTGAGCCTGGTCTGCTGGTGATCAAGCACCGCCGACAGGGAGGCCTGGGCAAGTTCAACAACGTGGCCGTGCTCAAAGGGGACCAGGTGAAGATTGTGGATGAGTCTAGCGCCACCCTGCCGGACTGCCCCAACGTGCTTTCCTCTCTGCTGGGTTTTGCGTCTGCCGCCTCCTGGGATGATTCTGTGAACGTGCTGGTGCAGCTGGCGGTGTCTATGCGGGCGCACGGCCGCGGCGGAACTCTGCTGCTGGTACCCACCAACGACGGTGCCTGGCGCAACTCCATCATGCACCCCATCCAATACGCCGTGGCCCCCGCCTTCACAGAACTCGCCGACTTACTCAAGCAAGATGTCTCTGAACGCAAGAAAACCTCCTGGCAGACGGCCATCCGGCAGGCCATTGACAGCGTAGCCGGCCTCACCGCCGTAGACGGCGCCACCGTGCTCTCTGACCAGTATGAGCTGCTGGCTTTCGGGGCCAAGATTGTGCGCGCGCATGAAAGTGAACAGGTAAAGCAGATGATGTTCACAGAGCCCATTGTGGGCGGCGAGGCCATGGTCATCTCGCCGGGCCAGACCGGCGGTACTCGTCACCTCTCTGCCGCCCAGTTTGTGCATGACCAGAAAGACGCCCTGGCCCTGGTGGCCTCCCAAGACGGCCGCTTCACCATCTTCACTTGGTCTCCCTGTGAGAACATGGTGCACGCGCACCGGGTGGATGCGTTGTTGTTGTAGAGTTAGCTCAAAGTCTTTATCTTTAAAAAGCATATGACTGATGTCCACAGCAAAAAGGTCAGGAGCTTTAACATGTCCCAAATTAAAGGGAAGAATACAAAGCCTGAAGTCTTAGTCCGCAAGTTCTTATTTTCAAAAGGGTTCCGTTTTAGATTACATGATAAAAAGCTTCTGGGGAAGCCTGATATCATACTGCCTAAATACAAGACCGTTATTTTTGTTCATGGGTGCTTCTGGCATTGTCATAATGGTTGTAAGTATTTTGTGGTACCTAAAACCAGAACTGATTGGTGGTTGAACAAACTGCAGACAAATAGGAAGAAAGACGAAGAAAATGAGAATCTTCTGGTTGAGAGGGGCTGGAAAGTCCTGACAATTTGGGAGTGCGAATTAAAGAGTAAAACAAAAGAAGTAACCTTAGTAAAGTTAGAAGAGGAGTTATGGAGGAGTTTAAATCAATCCCAGTAATTGATTTGTTTGCAGGCCCAGGTGGTTTGGGTGAAGGTTTTTCAAGCGTAAAGAGTAACGATAAGTATTTTTTTGATATAAAGCTTTCAATAGAGAAAGATCCTATTGCGCATGAGACCTTGAAATTGAGGAGCTTTTACCGGAAATTTTTACATAAAGGCTTAGAAATACCAGAAGAGTATTATGACCTTCTCAGAGAACCAAGCCTTAAAAAGCGTGAAAAATTACTGAAGAGTTTGTATGCTCAATATCCAGAAGTAGCAAAAGAGGCGGACGTAGAAGCGCGCAAGATTGAGCTAGGATCAGATAATTATCCTGCTTTATATGTTGATGCGCGGATAAAAAATGCATTAGGTGAAGAAAATAAACATTGGGTTCTGATTGGAGGGCCTCCCTGTCAAGCTTTCTCACTCGTTGGCAGATCTAGAGTCGGGGGGGTACATGAAACTGATCATAGAGTGTACCTCTACAAGGAGTACCTAAGAATAATTGCCAATCACCATCCCTCCGTCTTTATTATGGAGAATGTGAAAGGTTTGCTTTCTGCACAGGTAAATGGAGAAAAAGTTTTCGACTGGATGTTACGAGACCTCCAAAATCCAGCATCTGTTTTTAAAAATTCAAAATCTCCTAAATACACCATTTACTCTTTAGCAAAAACTGATATAAAGGATCATAAAGACTATCTGATTAAGGCTGAGAAATACTCAATCCCTCAGAAGCGGCATAGAGTGATTTTAATTGGCGTGAGGGAAGATGTTAATGTTCAGCCTGAAGTATTAAAAGAAGGTGGTAAGGTTACCCTTGAATCAGTTATAGGTAGTTTGCCAGCATTGAGAAGTGCACTAAGTAGAGATTTTATTAAAAGTGAAATAGTTGAGGGGAGGAAAAAGAGGATATATGAAAAACTGGAAGACTCTGAAACACTATGGAATGAGAAAGTAAGGGCTTTCAGGAATCAACTTTTAACTAAGAATGAATTTGGTGTTAAAAAAGAGCTATATGAGAATATGCTCTTTGAGAATGGCATTGGGGCAGAGTTTATTGAATGTGCTAATACCATTGCTCAGGATCATCCGCTTTACAAATGGTACTCAGACCCTAAGTTGGGAGGTGTGATAAATCATGAGTCACGCTCTCATTTGTTGCAAGACATTAAGCGGTACTTATTTGCCAGCATGTATTCCAAGCATAATAATAAATTCCCACGAATGGCAGATTATGCAAAGTATGATCAGGAACTGCTGCCCGATCATGAGAGTGCAAGCACAGGAAAGTTTGCAGACAGGTTCAGAGTGCAGTTACCTGATGACACCGCTACCACAGTTACAAGCCATATATCAAAAGATGGACATTACTTTATTCACTATGACCCTAAGCAATGTAGAAGCCTGACTGTGCGCGAAGCTGCCAGAATACAAACATTTCCAGATAATTATCTATTCTGGGGTGGACGCACAAGCCAATTTCATCAAGTAGGAAATGCAGTTCCTCCTTATTTAGCCAAGCAGATTGGGGATATAGTGAGAGATCTATTCCTGAAGATGGAGGATCAAGAAATTAACGAGCAGGGTGATGCTCAGGAGCAGTTGAAAGGTGAACTTGTAATAGAGCATTCCTGATGATTGATTATACTCAATATGAAACTGCTTCAGCTGAGCCTGAAGCAGTTTCTATGATTGAAACGTTTCGTGCTATTGGGTATAATCTGGAGACTGCAATTGCAGATATTATTGATAACTCCATTTCTGCCGGAGCTAAAAATATCTGGGTAGATTTTGACTACACAGGTGCCTCTACGTGGTTGACCATAAAGGATGATGGTCATGGAATGAACAATGAGGAGTTAATCCAAGCGATGCGCCCTGGATCCAAAAACCCAAATGAAGAGAGAGATGCACGGGACTTGGGTCGGTTTGGTCTTGGATTGAAGACTGCATCCTTTTCCCAATGCCGGAAATTAACGGTTGTTTCTAAATATCGGGATTCCGAACCAGTTTACTGGACCTGGGATCTGGATTATGTTTCAAAGGCTGGTAAATGGAACCTGATCAAATATCAACTAAATGAAAATGTCTTATCACAGATTAATAATCTAAATTCAGGAACCATTGTCCTTTGGAATGATCTGGACAGAGTAGTTCAGTCCCTCCATTCAGACGACAAAGTTGGTCTGGAAAAGTTCTTACAGATTATGGATCATGTGAAAAGGCATATAGCCATGATCTTTCACAGATATATTGAAAGTAAAAAAGTTAAAATCTGGTTCCAGACAAGAGAAGTAAAGCCTTGGGATCCTTTTCTGATTAGTGAACCTTCAACCCAGAAATTTCCGGAAGATCCGCTTCAGAATGGGAAAGTTAAATTACGGGGTTACGTTCTTCCTCATAAGTCTAAATTAATAGATACAAAATTTCGGGAAGCTGAAGGACCAAAGGGCTGGAATGCCCACCAAGGTTTCTATATATACCGGAAGGACCGCCTTTTACTAGCCGGTGATTGGCTGGGTATGTTCCGGAAAGAGGAGCATTTTAAATTGGCTCGTATTGCTGTGGATCTTCCAAACAATTTAGATGCCTCCTGGCAGATTGACATCAAAAAATCTGTGGCCAGGCCACCGCTTATCTTGAGGGATCAGCTGAAAGCTTATGCCAGTAAGGTCAGAGCACAGGCAGTGGAGGTTTACAGACACAAGGGTAAAGTATTACAGCGGAAATATGGGTCTAACCAATATCAGCCAGTCTGGTTGGAAAAGCTTCGGCATGGTAAGAGATTTTATGAAATCAATCAGGAACACCCCTTAGTCTCCCATTTATTGTCTCAATTTCCTGGTAAAATTCAGGAATTAAAGAAACTGCTTTACTTGATAGAAGAAACTGTTCCTGTTCCCTTAATTACCATTAAGGAGAGCGAACAACCTGACCTTCAAGGGCAGCCATTTGAGGGGATCAACCATGATGCGTTGTTAAGTATGATGAAGCTTATGTATGCTTCTTACATAACACAAGGTATACAGGATGATCTGGCCAAGACCATGATTCTTAATATGGAGCCCTTTAATCTTTATCCCCAACTAATTGAATCTATTTAATAATTCTTAAGCTATTTAATTCAATATTCTATTATGCTAGAGCAGGCAAAACAAATTTGTATAACCTTATTACAAAATAAATCCACTATTACTGTTTCTGACATTGATGAGGCCATCGTTAACGTCCAGAAAATCTTTCAAATTGAAGAGGAAGAAAGTAAAACATTATATAAATATCTGGAAGCTCAATTTTCTGTTTTTTCTGATAATTATAAAATTCTGTCTGATCCTGGGACTTATGTCCCGTGGTTGAAAAACAAGAAATCAGAAATTAAATGGAATTTCTGGAACCGGTACCTGATATACCAGCAGAAAAAAATAGCACCACCTACCTTAAACAAGCTGGATAACCTAACTGATGATATTCTGGACAGGCTTATTGACCCAACAACCAAAGGCCCTTGGGACAAAAGGGGAATGGTGGTAGGGCAAGTGCAATCTGGCAAAACCAGTAACTATACTGGTCTTATTAACAAAGCTGCTGATAC
The nucleotide sequence above comes from Nibribacter ruber. Encoded proteins:
- a CDS encoding STAS/SEC14 domain-containing protein, whose protein sequence is MRTELVNAFGNTFLTITQDHENRWIRADWQGYSTEEAIKTGMTAYTQALEQSHLHAMLIDTRQMAGSWSHSLDWMLEEWAPQAARAGLQYYALLVEPESFAEASADAFYEQVRYFKAKVFEDLESAENWLQRRSNWLQSRSYQLT
- the rnk gene encoding nucleoside diphosphate kinase regulator → MNSVFLTEQDYERLHLLVQAQRSVAPALVVEGLCKELRTATLIPAEQVPVDVVTMNSQVRLREKKSGTVMDLTLVYPKNADVATRKISVLAPVGFAILGRKVGQEVECPAPRGTLQYQIEEVMYQPEAAGDFNL
- a CDS encoding geranylgeranylglyceryl/heptaprenylglyceryl phosphate synthase, which gives rise to MPTNHQRSSSLLSIPDSTTPASRHKRLAVLLDPDHLTIARCQEILALSHRHEVDFFFMGGSLISNPDQTSFVSFIKQHSSIPVILFPSSGLYIDAKADGLLLLSLISGRNPDFLIGQHVAAAPLLKSSGLPLYSTGYMLIDSGRQTTASYMSGTTPIPNDKPSIAACTALAGQMLGLQHMYLDGGSGAMYPVSPAMIQAVRQAVDVPVIVGGGVNTTEKAEAAWKAGADVLVVGNHIEKSPQFIAEVSEVKHRFNMVLPHAQA
- a CDS encoding phage holin family protein yields the protein MEYFPAMFPYILKRTFTRKEKKMAQDEKSKTDSIIGNMMGYIDTRIDLLKLDMQTKLKSAFVSTIHGVLLGLVALMVLLFLNIFLALLLNDLLDSRFWGFGIITLFYLILLVILFVGLDKKVFQGMADKAFRNTIYKADESEQTN
- a CDS encoding DnaJ domain-containing protein yields the protein MTQNYYHILGLAPSASASEIKAAYKRLALKYHPDRNPLNDRAEEQFKRVNEAYQILSDPRRKATYDLKRQYEKNYHQSQAYSNPRYHYTRPPAGMQERHYHQRPQRHSHFSKKDRLIALGLIVLLVLLLATIKLSWDAFASQRAYQRGQQAETQKHWAEAEAFFTEVLDHDEDQEEARLKRARLRLHHLNDPQGAVTDVSWLLEESEAPSAELWQTRAQAFLQLKNYRQALQDLNHSIELKSSGTAAYFDRGVARLHLEEDLPLAVKDLSVFLENPSPGRSLADAWLYRSFAQFKLKRLDLAKNDVAKALELDPLNARAYYVQAQVLKARKDIPGAYKAFKRAADLGFSEAEMEADRLQ
- a CDS encoding isoaspartyl peptidase/L-asparaginase family protein — protein: MKKFAIAIHAGAENLKKSEVSPEKEKAYRHGLSEALTAGWSVLKKGGTAVDAVEAAVRSLEDNPLFNAGKGAALTELGENKMDAAIMDGKDMNAGACSNVEQIKNPISLARAIMDKTKHVYLTSDGAMDFAREQELTIKPVPYFQEEERIKEWEKQHEKEKKKPEARAKMRVDTVGAVALDMEGNLAAATSTGGLTNQMNGRVGDSPIIGAGTYANNEVVAVSCTGEGEEIMRSVLAHEVYSLMKYKGLSVQEACDEAVDMYKKKIGGDKGIIALDPNGEVGMVYNCNLMFRGFRIGGDDPVVRIWED
- a CDS encoding putative sensor domain DACNV-containing protein, giving the protein MNREITYQAALAVAESMETHFVQHLHEARERGEQALAPEPHAKVIAAMIDTAFWASLRREEGHSPKISLAFLPPDHSVRPLVFEQRLPLTSAILTKLAPGVERAGIHLGIWYEGEELYIWGTMHEITKFCFVLDVSEPGLLVIKHRRQGGLGKFNNVAVLKGDQVKIVDESSATLPDCPNVLSSLLGFASAASWDDSVNVLVQLAVSMRAHGRGGTLLLVPTNDGAWRNSIMHPIQYAVAPAFTELADLLKQDVSERKKTSWQTAIRQAIDSVAGLTAVDGATVLSDQYELLAFGAKIVRAHESEQVKQMMFTEPIVGGEAMVISPGQTGGTRHLSAAQFVHDQKDALALVASQDGRFTIFTWSPCENMVHAHRVDALLL
- a CDS encoding very short patch repair endonuclease, encoding MTDVHSKKVRSFNMSQIKGKNTKPEVLVRKFLFSKGFRFRLHDKKLLGKPDIILPKYKTVIFVHGCFWHCHNGCKYFVVPKTRTDWWLNKLQTNRKKDEENENLLVERGWKVLTIWECELKSKTKEVTLVKLEEELWRSLNQSQ
- a CDS encoding DNA cytosine methyltransferase, translating into MEEFKSIPVIDLFAGPGGLGEGFSSVKSNDKYFFDIKLSIEKDPIAHETLKLRSFYRKFLHKGLEIPEEYYDLLREPSLKKREKLLKSLYAQYPEVAKEADVEARKIELGSDNYPALYVDARIKNALGEENKHWVLIGGPPCQAFSLVGRSRVGGVHETDHRVYLYKEYLRIIANHHPSVFIMENVKGLLSAQVNGEKVFDWMLRDLQNPASVFKNSKSPKYTIYSLAKTDIKDHKDYLIKAEKYSIPQKRHRVILIGVREDVNVQPEVLKEGGKVTLESVIGSLPALRSALSRDFIKSEIVEGRKKRIYEKLEDSETLWNEKVRAFRNQLLTKNEFGVKKELYENMLFENGIGAEFIECANTIAQDHPLYKWYSDPKLGGVINHESRSHLLQDIKRYLFASMYSKHNNKFPRMADYAKYDQELLPDHESASTGKFADRFRVQLPDDTATTVTSHISKDGHYFIHYDPKQCRSLTVREAARIQTFPDNYLFWGGRTSQFHQVGNAVPPYLAKQIGDIVRDLFLKMEDQEINEQGDAQEQLKGELVIEHS
- a CDS encoding ATP-binding protein, with translation MIDYTQYETASAEPEAVSMIETFRAIGYNLETAIADIIDNSISAGAKNIWVDFDYTGASTWLTIKDDGHGMNNEELIQAMRPGSKNPNEERDARDLGRFGLGLKTASFSQCRKLTVVSKYRDSEPVYWTWDLDYVSKAGKWNLIKYQLNENVLSQINNLNSGTIVLWNDLDRVVQSLHSDDKVGLEKFLQIMDHVKRHIAMIFHRYIESKKVKIWFQTREVKPWDPFLISEPSTQKFPEDPLQNGKVKLRGYVLPHKSKLIDTKFREAEGPKGWNAHQGFYIYRKDRLLLAGDWLGMFRKEEHFKLARIAVDLPNNLDASWQIDIKKSVARPPLILRDQLKAYASKVRAQAVEVYRHKGKVLQRKYGSNQYQPVWLEKLRHGKRFYEINQEHPLVSHLLSQFPGKIQELKKLLYLIEETVPVPLITIKESEQPDLQGQPFEGINHDALLSMMKLMYASYITQGIQDDLAKTMILNMEPFNLYPQLIESI